The Polyangiaceae bacterium genome includes a region encoding these proteins:
- a CDS encoding isoaspartyl peptidase/L-asparaginase, which translates to MSVTASWQAAGGSFALLVHGGAGDVPEARVERHVEGCRLAAAAGRAVLAAGGSALDAAEAAVLVLEDDPVFNAGTGACLTSDGTLELDACVMEGTELRAGAVCALPPFKNPIAIARAVLSEGGHVLYAAEGARAFALRAGFAPAAPESMITELARAKLAEAVASGKVSGWAGGTVGAVARDVHGHVAAATSTGGMVGKRPGRVGDSPLVGAGTYADDLGGAASATGHGEGIIRVALCGAAVAALGEGREPEGVAVARIAAMHERVGATGGLILVTRDGKLGWARSTRTMSWAAAWDGSEGQAGA; encoded by the coding sequence GTGAGCGTCACGGCCTCGTGGCAGGCCGCCGGCGGGAGCTTCGCTCTGCTCGTCCACGGCGGCGCGGGCGACGTCCCCGAAGCGCGCGTCGAGCGGCACGTGGAAGGCTGCCGCCTCGCAGCCGCGGCGGGCCGCGCGGTCCTCGCCGCTGGGGGCAGCGCGCTCGACGCCGCCGAAGCCGCGGTGCTCGTCCTGGAAGACGACCCGGTCTTCAACGCGGGGACCGGCGCGTGCTTGACCTCGGACGGCACGCTGGAGCTCGACGCCTGCGTGATGGAAGGCACCGAGCTCCGCGCCGGCGCGGTGTGCGCGCTGCCGCCGTTCAAGAACCCGATCGCCATCGCTCGGGCGGTGCTGAGCGAGGGTGGGCACGTGCTCTACGCGGCGGAAGGGGCGCGCGCGTTCGCGCTCCGCGCCGGGTTCGCGCCCGCGGCGCCCGAGAGCATGATCACGGAGCTCGCTCGCGCGAAGCTCGCGGAGGCCGTCGCTTCCGGCAAGGTCAGCGGCTGGGCCGGGGGCACGGTCGGCGCGGTCGCACGCGACGTGCACGGCCACGTCGCGGCGGCGACCAGCACCGGCGGCATGGTCGGCAAGCGGCCGGGTAGGGTGGGGGACAGCCCGCTGGTCGGCGCCGGCACCTACGCCGACGACCTGGGCGGCGCGGCCAGCGCCACCGGCCACGGCGAAGGGATCATCCGTGTCGCGTTGTGCGGGGCCGCCGTGGCCGCGCTCGGCGAGGGGCGTGAGCCCGAGGGCGTCGCCGTCGCGCGCATCGCGGCCATGCACGAGCGCGTCGGCGCGACCGGCGGCCTGATTCTGGTCACTCGGGACGGCAAGCTCGGCTGGGCGCGTTCCACGCGCACCATGAGCTGGGCGGCCGCGTGGGACGGCAGCGAGGGTCAGGCGGGTGCCTGA